A single Populus alba chromosome 7, ASM523922v2, whole genome shotgun sequence DNA region contains:
- the LOC118063334 gene encoding tubby-like F-box protein 5 encodes MSIKSIVRELKEMKDGIGNISRRGLEGKHWRGRARSHIAPDETPAETDQIEQGRWANLPPELLLDIIRRVEESETSWPARAVVVHCASVCRSWREITKEIVKTPEQCGRLTFPISLKQPGHRESPIQCFIKRDTATSTFLLYYGLVPSEGENDKLLLAARKIRRATCSDFIVSLVSDDFSRASNTYVGKLRSNFLGTKFTMYDCEPTFEVPTQTQHANRISRRFHSRQVSPRLPACNYSIGTITYELNVLRSRGPRRMHCMMHSIPMSSIEEGGTVPTLTSLTETFGGRFPHLSTSKGKESVSDISSPSPSQSPVLTQGSEEPLVLKNKAPRWHEQLQCWCLNFRGRVTVASVKNFQLVAAVESFHNVSSADQERVILQFGKIGKDIFTMDYRYPLSAFQAFAICLSSFDTKPACE; translated from the exons ATGTCTATCAAAAGCATCGTGCGTGAGTTGAAAGAGATGAAAGATGGGATTGGAAACATATCAAGGCGAGGACTTGAAGGGAAACATTGGCGTGGCAGGGCAAGGTCACATATTGCACCAGATGAAACACCAGCTGAAACTGATCAGATTGAGCAGGGTCGGTGGGCAAATCTACCGCCAGAATTGCTTTTGGATATCATTAGGAGGGTAGAAGAGAGTGAAACCTCGTGGCCTGCTCGGGCAGTTGTTGTTCATTGTGCTTCAGTCTGTAGGTCATGGAGAGAAATTACTAAGGAGATTGTAAAAACTCCTGAGCAATGTGGGCGTCTGACATTTCCCATATCATTGAAGCAG CCGGGTCATCGCGAGTCTCCCATACAGTGCTTTATTAAGAGGGATACTGCAACTTCTACATTTCTGTTGTACTATGGTCTGGTGCCTT CTGAGGGTGAGAATGATAAGTTGCTTTTAGCGGCCAGAAAGATCAGAAGGGCAACATGCTCAGATTTCATAGTATCTTTGGTTTCAGATGATTTTTCTCGGGCTAGCAACACATATGTTGGTAAATTGAG GTCCAACTTCTTGGGAACCAAGTTCACTATGTATGATTGTGAACCTACATTTGAAGTGCCAACGCAAACACAACATGCTAACCGGATAAGTCGCAGATTCCATTCTAGGCAGGTGTCTCCAAGATTACCTGCATGTAACTATAGTATAGGCACTATCACCTATGAGCTCAATGTTCTTCGCTCAAGAGGACCGAGGAGAATGCATTGCATGATGCACTCTATTCCAATGTCTTCCATTGAGGAGGGGGGCACAGTCCCAACACTAACTTCATTAACAGAGACATTTGGTGGCCGGTTTCCTCACTTGTCAACTTCAAAAGGGAAGGAATCAGTCTCAGATATTAGTTCCCCAAGCCCCTCTCAATCACCAGTACTAACCCAAGGTTCAGAAGAGCCCCTGGTTCTTAAAAACAAGGCCCCTAGATGGCATGAGCAGCTACAGTGCTGGTGCTTAAATTTCAGAGGTCGTGTCACTGTTGCTTCTGTTAAGAACTTCCAACTTGTCGCCGCTGTTGAATCGTTTCACAATGTGTCTTCTGCAGATCAAGAAAGGGTAATTTTACAATTTGGGAAAATTGGAAAAGACATCTTCACCATGGATTATCGCTATCCACTTTCAGCCTTCCAAGCTTTTGCAATCTGCCTGAGCAGCTTTGATACCAAACCAGCTTGTGAATGA
- the LOC118063333 gene encoding anaphase-promoting complex subunit 10 isoform X2, with amino-acid sequence MATESSEGEEEGKITGGNKLLVIEDDLREMGKKAAWSVSSCKPGNGVSSLRDDNLDTYWQSDGAQPHLVNIQFQKKVKLQLDESYTPSKISIRAGDGFHNLKEIKTMELVKPTGWVYLSLSGNDPRETFVNTFMLQIAVLSNHLNGRDTHVRQIKVYGPRLNPFPHQPFQFTSREFITYSSVR; translated from the exons ATGGCGACAGAATCAtcagaaggagaagaagaagggaagatCACAGGAGGAAACAAGCTCTTGGTTATCGAAGATGATCTTAgagaaatgggaaaaaaagCTGCTTGGAGTGTTAGTTCTTGCAAACCTGGAAATGGGGTCTCTTCTCTTAGAGATGACAATCTTGACACTTATTGGCA ATCAGATGGAGCACAGCCCCATTTGGTTAATATTCAATTTCAGAAGAAAGTGAAGCTGCAA CTTGATGAGAGTTATACACCTAGTAAGATTTCGATTCGTGCTGGTGATGGGTTTCATAATTTGAAG gAGATTAAGACTATGGAACTTGTGAAGCCAACTGGGTGGGTTTATCTTTCCTTATCTGGAAACGATCCCAG GGAAACATTTGTCAATACATTTATGTTGCAAATTGCTGTGCTATCAAATCATCTTAATGGAAGGGATACTCATGTACGCCAGATCAAAGTTTATGGACCTCGGCT GAACCCTTTTCCACATCAGCCTTTTCAATTTACTTCAAGGGAGTTCATTACATACTCTTCTGTGAGATGA
- the LOC118063333 gene encoding anaphase-promoting complex subunit 10 isoform X1 codes for MATESSEGEEEGKITGGNKLLVIEDDLREMGKKAAWSVSSCKPGNGVSSLRDDNLDTYWQSDGAQPHLVNIQFQKKVKLQLVVLYVDFKLDESYTPSKISIRAGDGFHNLKEIKTMELVKPTGWVYLSLSGNDPRETFVNTFMLQIAVLSNHLNGRDTHVRQIKVYGPRLNPFPHQPFQFTSREFITYSSVR; via the exons ATGGCGACAGAATCAtcagaaggagaagaagaagggaagatCACAGGAGGAAACAAGCTCTTGGTTATCGAAGATGATCTTAgagaaatgggaaaaaaagCTGCTTGGAGTGTTAGTTCTTGCAAACCTGGAAATGGGGTCTCTTCTCTTAGAGATGACAATCTTGACACTTATTGGCA ATCAGATGGAGCACAGCCCCATTTGGTTAATATTCAATTTCAGAAGAAAGTGAAGCTGCAA tTAGTTGTTCTTTATGTGGATTTTAAGCTTGATGAGAGTTATACACCTAGTAAGATTTCGATTCGTGCTGGTGATGGGTTTCATAATTTGAAG gAGATTAAGACTATGGAACTTGTGAAGCCAACTGGGTGGGTTTATCTTTCCTTATCTGGAAACGATCCCAG GGAAACATTTGTCAATACATTTATGTTGCAAATTGCTGTGCTATCAAATCATCTTAATGGAAGGGATACTCATGTACGCCAGATCAAAGTTTATGGACCTCGGCT GAACCCTTTTCCACATCAGCCTTTTCAATTTACTTCAAGGGAGTTCATTACATACTCTTCTGTGAGATGA